A single window of Silurus meridionalis isolate SWU-2019-XX chromosome 11, ASM1480568v1, whole genome shotgun sequence DNA harbors:
- the LOC124393030 gene encoding uncharacterized protein LOC124393030 isoform X2, with product MTLEHSEPVWTLEEDGVCDHEDSVQGDVESDPPNITPPVTEPCSPLPPVDGFFRRLGSLFLFTRAQTGEEDTQHTVKKDAEPGAEKEHTQPLKPQVVSHCTADPEVEAEIQTEQDIQDNLLREEALAEEDGNAALESLSAILEEENEQKEQERHRALACPPVVTHVTYRGLRKIRKMRRNQEVRLHSPISEGEEGRCEVDLCPTSLEEAETEQNEANGHVVTTPTEIYTGQPKPKKSLYLNNTSSDYQCSAPVDSSTINSNTLSKTETEGMHSALNSSALQTYTKAKINSLDFDPTVTSKMFCADENSACRSTVLEAVIVGEPHTHKLEPSESESVPLTMESDLETRLHSQSLHTDDRMFPLLAKTPNTPQLQLSNTDTATNLNTHSAEFNTASDFHTDLISLKHAPDSCPDSQLSSSGLDGWDHEVTEAPGLSATADISGHAAWQTEFILEDEDTQLLGVDGKMLQLESKKIVDNILTNALAALERIDISERESETLSRDNFMESTENLIFMGAKENMDADASLGQALREHLPTKDDGNPQSTIPDGTLGSRVQADGSRSTPSSGYESIAGSDTDIRNSVAISTDITSTSGLFSMQELREEAVSGCCPDELELCIERNSTSQSNRLDSLHHNTLTPELKLEEKGGLPRTKTNNEQLPQYILSDSNITSVQLVTSETLYDVKNGQEQCALGECVSFSQENNDTGLQYSVKDNLESNNHGHALQLNSGDVSTINNATESSQVEAISKSLCQVGVSNPDPEQFAEKNVFSLQDSSENKDRPNLSPFQSYAFDKHIEPHVVSCDSFNKPILVSQDTQSGDTQEPSICAGTGESSLDPDVESLPNVVGHGPQSEFQEEEKVSAGPLGIWLLNSELSADSGDGSECFRAVKVTVNDDQIQEHDTLKPDPSTGLSRDKTASRLAIFPGSARPHLDLPGTFAIISEEEEADTVFVNDTGRLLSPSTRRVKIYPFSLSPIYEEDSGREVISRDDLLHVPPATEEEQRSEEQQASSILSLLQSVSEKLQSSTFSSSETEQDMVDKPDEPECPQRFLRPLWERYDDDDDDDDDDDDAAIGGESSLLLHQQLTGTNFLSTEPQKNESSPNSLSSQQTTSETENGDLGGKHCETTQNSSARSVNTPFYQYLKSNVVSSLATETQESKTSPYDESSTSTAGIEFGGFGKVSLRPTLLHIYEGLSPCGKKIEICGDVEDADGILFPQESTIQAQRGCWLLYVERRYQGSCILLEEGQTIQSSGETREIKPSAPAPLSVGSIRRAVKDDTFPEIHINISGSMKKEPVCLHSEADNIGTHVHLSDLSVSSGCWVAYDGAGFTGNLTVLEAGGLTTPVLQFSPISCVRSLRPLRMGGLRVRRPLDPKMVMYEKPLFQGQSKELLENTPSLETAEGVLHVSSLRVTGGVWVGYSSENYRGQQCLLEEGEYSDCSTLFSGPGNVLRSCRFLQADFIEPAVSLNNCGEQVELVDQDAADLQQSGSVNDANTIYVKSGVWVAYSGKYFTGEQCILEKGCYSGSLDWGGIKSSPISIRPVRRELCGERDPKFMLCAYSKPCFVGESREFDNAVADCGMLNPMSFRLIQGRWLLYDERGFCGNQFVLEEGLYPDLTSFGCMATGVKSFKPIQYSFSEPSISLFSLSSFEGLETVTDLPMETMSNFFTQSLKVNSGLWVLYEFSQFKGRQLLLEPGEIQCWCDYSGWDTIGSLHPLRQRRVYVRVQNRALGMALTLESTGGRPCPARISLHPAEHSLHTQHWMYTQSQLKSKVGKGCMSVIGGKACVGARVALWEEHGRLNQRWSLNENGTISSHLNPSLVLDQRGGSGIDKDHLILNEFSPDRATQFWDIEVL from the exons tcttCGTGAAGAGGCTTTGGCTGAAGAGGATGGAAACGCAGCATTAGAGAGCCTGTCTGCTATTTTGGAAGAAGAGAACGAGCAAAAAGAACAGGAGCGGCATCGTGCTCTGGCATGCCCCCCAGTGGTAACCCATGTGACGTATCGTGGCCTTAGGAAGATCAGAAAGATGAGGAGAAATCAGGAAGTGCGACTTCACTCCCCAATCTCGGAGGGAGAGGAGGGGCGTTGCGAAGTTGATCTGTGTCCGACTTCCTTGGAAGAAGCAGAAACAGAGCAAAACGAGGCAAACGGTCACGTCGTAACTACCCCAACAGAGATTTATACTGGACAGCCTAAACCGAAAAAATCCTTGTATTTAAACAACACTAGTTCTGATTATCAGTGCTCCGCTCCAGTGGACTCATCCACTATAAACTCTAACACTCTCAGTAAAACAGAGACAGAAGGAATGCACAGCGCATTGAACTCAAGTGCCTTACAGACATATACCAAGGCCAAAATAAATTCTTTAGACTTTGATCCAACGGTAACTAGTAAGATGTTTTGTGCTGATGAAAATAGTGCCTGTAGGTCTACTGTTTTAGAGGCAGTTATTGTTGGTGAACCTCATACCCATAAGCTGGAGCCATCTGAGTCTGAATCTGTACCTTTGACAATGGAATCAGACCTTGAGACCCGTTTACATTCACAGTCACTCCATACTGATGATCGGATGTTTCCTCTTTTAGCTAAAACCCCAAATACTCCACAATTGCAACTGTCCAACACTGATACTGCCACAAATCTAAACACACATTCTGCTGAATTTAACACTGCCTCCGACTTTCACACAGACTTGATTAGTTTGAAACATGCTCCTGATTCCTGCCCAGACAGCCAGCTGTCTAGTTCTGGCCTAGATGGATGGGACCATGAGGTAACCGAAGCCCCTGGGTTATCAGCTACAGCAGACATTTCGGGACATGCTGCCTGGCAGACAGAGTTCATCCTGGAGGATGAAGACACACAGCTGCTGGGTGTAGATGGAAAGATGCTACAGCTTGAGTCCAAAAAGATAGTGGACAATATTCTCACAAATGCTCTGGCTGCCCTGGAGAGGATTGACATTTCTGAGCGAGAAAGTGAGACTCTATCAAGAGATAATTTTATGGAGAGTACAGAGAATCTCATCTTCATGGGAGCAAAGGAGAACATGGATGCAGATGCAAGCCTGGGCCAGGCATTGAGGGAACATTTACCTACTAAGGATGATGGGAATCCCCAGTCGACCATCCCAGATGGAACTTTGGGCAGCAGGGTACAGGCAGATGGTAGTCGGTCCACTCCCTCCTCAGGCTACGAGTCCATTGCGGGCTCAGACACTGATATCCGGAACAGCGTGGCTATTAGTACTGATATTACATCCACGAGTGGATTATTCAGCATGCAGGAACTCAGAGAGGAAGCAGTAAGTGGATGTTGCCCAGATGAGCTGGAGCTGTGTATCGAGAGGAATTCTACCTCTCAATCTAATAGACTGGACTCTCTGCATCATAATACTTTAACGCCTGAATTAAAACTTGAAGAGAAGGGAGGACTCCCCAGAACTAAGACAAACAATGAACAATTACCCCAGTACATTCTTAGTGACAGCAATATAACATCTGTACAGCTAGTCACATCTGAAACTTTATATGATGTAAAAAATGGACAGGAACAATGTGCTTTGGGtgagtgtgtttctttttcacagGAAAATAATGACACAGGGCTACAATATTCAGTCAAAGACAATCTGGAAAGCAATAATCATGGTCATGCATTGCAATTGAACTCAGGTGATGTATCTACAATCAATAATGCTACGGAATCAAGCCAGGTAGAGGCCATTAGTAAAAGCTTATGTCAAGTTGGAGTAAGTAACCCAGATCCAGAACAGTTTGCTGAAAAGAATGTATTTTCACTACAAGATTCCTCTGAAAATAAGGACAGGCCAAATCTGTCGCCGTTCCAAAGCTATGCATTCGACAAACACATAGAACCTCATGTGGTCAGTTGTGACAGTTTTAACAAACCCATATTGGTTTCTCAGGATACACAAAGTGGAGATACACAAGAGCCATCGATCTGTGCAGGCACAGGAGAGTCAAGCTTAGACCCAGATGTGGAATCTTTACCAAATGTGGTTGGGCATGGACCACAAAGTGAGTtccaggaggaggagaaggtctCTGCTGGTCCATTGGGTATCTGGTTGCTCAATTCAGAACTATCAGCTGATTCGGGTGATGGCAGTGAATGTTTTAGGGCTGTCAAAGTCACTGTTAATGATGACCAGATTCAGGAACATGATACACTAAAGCCAGATCCCTCAACAGGACTAAGCCGAGACAAGACAGCAAGCAGGTTGGCAATCTTTCCTGGTTCAGCTAGACCTCATCTCGACCTCCCTGGCACCTTTGCAATTATcagcgaggaggaggaggctgaCACGGTGTTTGTGAATGACACAGGGCGTTTGCTTAGTCCGAGTACCAGGCGAGTCAAGATATATCCCTTTTCGCTTTCCCCAATATACGAAGAAGACAGTGGAAGAGAAGTCATCTCACGAGATGATCTGCTGCATGTGCCACCGGCCACAGAGGAGGAGCAGCGTAGTGAGGAACAGCAAGCTTCCTCCATCCTGTCACTCCTGCAGTCTGTCAGCGAGAAGTTGCAATCATCCACCTTTAGTAGCTCTGAGACAGAGCAGGATATGGTTGACAAGCCAGATGAACCGGAATGCCCACAACGTTTTCTCAGGCCCCTCTGGGAAcgctatgatgatgatgatgatgatgatgatgatgatgatgatgctgcgATTGGTGGAGAGTCAAGCTTGCTGCTACACCAACAGCTCACAGGAACAAATTTCCTCAGTACAGAACCTCAAAAAAATGAAAGTTCTCCTAACAGCCTTAGTTCACAGCAGACAACCAGTGAAACAGAGAATGGAGATTTGGGGGGAAAGCATTGTGAAACCACTCAGAACAGTTCTGCAAGGTCTGTCAATACACCATTTTATCAGTATTTGAAATCCAATGTAGTGTCATCACTTGCCACAGAGACACAAGAGAGTAAAACTTCTCCTTATGATGAAAGTTCAACCTCTACTGCTGGG ATAGAGTTTGGAGGGTTTGGGAAAGTCAGTCTACGTCCAACTTTG CTGCACATCTACGAGGGTCTGTCACCATGTGGGAAAAAGATTGAGATCTGTGGGGACGTGGAGGATGCAGACGGAATTTTGTTTCCACAAGAATCCACAATCCAGGCCCAGAGAGGGTG CTGGTTACTGTATGTGGAGCGAAGATACCAGGGTTCATGCATCCTGCTTGAGGAGGGACAAACTATACAATCAAGTGGAGAGACTAGAGAGATCAAACCCTCTGCTCCTGCCCCATTGTCTGTTGGCTCCATCAGGAGAGCAGTGAAG GATGACACCTTTCCAGAGATTCATATTAATATATCGGGTAGTATGAAGAAAGAGCCAGTTTGTCTCCACTCTGAAGCTGACAACATAGGCACACACGTCCACCTCTCTGATCTCAGTGTGTCCTCTGGATG CTGGGTGGCCTATGATGGAGCTGGATTCACTGGAAATCTCACAGTTTTGGAAGCTGGAGGCCTGACCACACCCGTTCTGCAGTTTTCTCCCATCTCCTGTGTGCGGTCACTACGTCCACTGAGAATG GGAGGTCTGAGAGTACGAAGACCTCTGGATCCAAAG ATGGTGATGTATGAGAAGCCACTCTTTCAGGGTCAGAGTAAGGAGCTACTGGAGAACACACCCAGCCTAGAAACTGCAGAGGGAGTACTTCATGTCTCCTCTCTTCGAGTCACTGGAGGagt GTGGGTGGGCTATTCGTCTGAGAACTACAGAGGGCAGCAATGTCTACTGGAAGAGGGCGAGTACAGCGACTGTAGTACACTCTTCAGTGGACCAGGAAATGTTCTAAGGTCTTGCCGCTTCCTTCAAGct GATTTCATTGAGCCTGCAGTGTCGCTTAATAACTGTGGAGAGCAGGTCGAGCTTGTGGACCAGGATGCAGCAGACCTGCAGCAGAGTGGGTCGGTGAATGATGCAAACACCATCTATGTTAAAAGTGGAGT GTGGGTAGCCTACAGCGGCAAATATTTCACAGGAGAACAGTGTATACTTGAGAAGGGCTGTTACTCTGGATCATTAGATTGGGGTGGCATTAAGAGTTCACCTATCTCTATTAGGCCTGTACGGAGG GAGCTTTGTGGAGAAAGGGATCCAAAATTCATG cTGTGTGCCTACAGCAAACCATGCTTTGTAGGAGAGAGCAGAGAATTTGACAACGCGGTGGCAGACTGTGGCATGTTAAATCCTATGTCATTTCGATTAATTCAGGGCAG GTGGTTGCTGTATGATGAAAGGGGTTTCTGTGGTAACCAGTTTGTCCTTGAAGAGGGCCTTTATCCAGACCTCACCTCCTTTGGCTGCATGGCAACAGGCGTTAAATCCTTTAAACCCATTCAATAT AGTTTCTCTGAACCCTCCATCAGTCTTTTTTCACTGAGCTCATTCGAGGGGTTGGAGACTGTGACAGATTTACCCATGGAGACCATGAGCAACTTCTTTACTCAGTCTCTTAAAGTCAACAGTGGCCT GTGGGTGCTGTATGAATTCAGCCAGTTTAAGGGCCGGCAGCTGCTACTAGAGCCTGGTGAGATTCAATGTTGGTGTGATTACAGTGGCTGGGACACCATCGGATCCCTCCACCCACTTAGACAG CGACGGGTGTATGTACGGGTGCAGAATCGAGCTCTGGGGATGGCACTGACTTTAGAAAGTACCGGAGGACGCCCATGTCCAGCCCGAATCTCACTGCATCCTGCTgaacactcactacacacacagcactggaTGTACACACAGTCTCAGCTCAAGAGCAAG GTAGGAAAAGGCTGCATGTCTGTGATTGGTGGAAAGGCCTGTGTGGGTGCCAGAGTGGCTTTGTGGGAAGAGCATGGGCGACTGAATCAAAGGTGgagtttaaatgaaaatgggACGATCTCCTCTCATTTGAACCCCAGCCTAGTCCTGGATCAGagag GTGGAAGTGGAATAGACAAGGACCATCTGATCCTGAATGAGTTCAGTCCTGATAGAGCCACACAATTCTGGGACATAGAGGTGCTTTAG
- the LOC124393030 gene encoding uncharacterized protein LOC124393030 isoform X1: MDGLKRQRSWHEDFSRNFLKLFSKNKSQEQDKAEPECENREELEDDGALSQSSEADSPLTPKHHLNTRSLAQTLEHSEPVWTLEEDGVCDHEDSVQGDVESDPPNITPPVTEPCSPLPPVDGFFRRLGSLFLFTRAQTGEEDTQHTVKKDAEPGAEKEHTQPLKPQVVSHCTADPEVEAEIQTEQDIQDNLLREEALAEEDGNAALESLSAILEEENEQKEQERHRALACPPVVTHVTYRGLRKIRKMRRNQEVRLHSPISEGEEGRCEVDLCPTSLEEAETEQNEANGHVVTTPTEIYTGQPKPKKSLYLNNTSSDYQCSAPVDSSTINSNTLSKTETEGMHSALNSSALQTYTKAKINSLDFDPTVTSKMFCADENSACRSTVLEAVIVGEPHTHKLEPSESESVPLTMESDLETRLHSQSLHTDDRMFPLLAKTPNTPQLQLSNTDTATNLNTHSAEFNTASDFHTDLISLKHAPDSCPDSQLSSSGLDGWDHEVTEAPGLSATADISGHAAWQTEFILEDEDTQLLGVDGKMLQLESKKIVDNILTNALAALERIDISERESETLSRDNFMESTENLIFMGAKENMDADASLGQALREHLPTKDDGNPQSTIPDGTLGSRVQADGSRSTPSSGYESIAGSDTDIRNSVAISTDITSTSGLFSMQELREEAVSGCCPDELELCIERNSTSQSNRLDSLHHNTLTPELKLEEKGGLPRTKTNNEQLPQYILSDSNITSVQLVTSETLYDVKNGQEQCALGECVSFSQENNDTGLQYSVKDNLESNNHGHALQLNSGDVSTINNATESSQVEAISKSLCQVGVSNPDPEQFAEKNVFSLQDSSENKDRPNLSPFQSYAFDKHIEPHVVSCDSFNKPILVSQDTQSGDTQEPSICAGTGESSLDPDVESLPNVVGHGPQSEFQEEEKVSAGPLGIWLLNSELSADSGDGSECFRAVKVTVNDDQIQEHDTLKPDPSTGLSRDKTASRLAIFPGSARPHLDLPGTFAIISEEEEADTVFVNDTGRLLSPSTRRVKIYPFSLSPIYEEDSGREVISRDDLLHVPPATEEEQRSEEQQASSILSLLQSVSEKLQSSTFSSSETEQDMVDKPDEPECPQRFLRPLWERYDDDDDDDDDDDDAAIGGESSLLLHQQLTGTNFLSTEPQKNESSPNSLSSQQTTSETENGDLGGKHCETTQNSSARSVNTPFYQYLKSNVVSSLATETQESKTSPYDESSTSTAGIEFGGFGKVSLRPTLLHIYEGLSPCGKKIEICGDVEDADGILFPQESTIQAQRGCWLLYVERRYQGSCILLEEGQTIQSSGETREIKPSAPAPLSVGSIRRAVKDDTFPEIHINISGSMKKEPVCLHSEADNIGTHVHLSDLSVSSGCWVAYDGAGFTGNLTVLEAGGLTTPVLQFSPISCVRSLRPLRMGGLRVRRPLDPKMVMYEKPLFQGQSKELLENTPSLETAEGVLHVSSLRVTGGVWVGYSSENYRGQQCLLEEGEYSDCSTLFSGPGNVLRSCRFLQADFIEPAVSLNNCGEQVELVDQDAADLQQSGSVNDANTIYVKSGVWVAYSGKYFTGEQCILEKGCYSGSLDWGGIKSSPISIRPVRRELCGERDPKFMLCAYSKPCFVGESREFDNAVADCGMLNPMSFRLIQGRWLLYDERGFCGNQFVLEEGLYPDLTSFGCMATGVKSFKPIQYSFSEPSISLFSLSSFEGLETVTDLPMETMSNFFTQSLKVNSGLWVLYEFSQFKGRQLLLEPGEIQCWCDYSGWDTIGSLHPLRQRRVYVRVQNRALGMALTLESTGGRPCPARISLHPAEHSLHTQHWMYTQSQLKSKVGKGCMSVIGGKACVGARVALWEEHGRLNQRWSLNENGTISSHLNPSLVLDQRGGSGIDKDHLILNEFSPDRATQFWDIEVL, from the exons tcttCGTGAAGAGGCTTTGGCTGAAGAGGATGGAAACGCAGCATTAGAGAGCCTGTCTGCTATTTTGGAAGAAGAGAACGAGCAAAAAGAACAGGAGCGGCATCGTGCTCTGGCATGCCCCCCAGTGGTAACCCATGTGACGTATCGTGGCCTTAGGAAGATCAGAAAGATGAGGAGAAATCAGGAAGTGCGACTTCACTCCCCAATCTCGGAGGGAGAGGAGGGGCGTTGCGAAGTTGATCTGTGTCCGACTTCCTTGGAAGAAGCAGAAACAGAGCAAAACGAGGCAAACGGTCACGTCGTAACTACCCCAACAGAGATTTATACTGGACAGCCTAAACCGAAAAAATCCTTGTATTTAAACAACACTAGTTCTGATTATCAGTGCTCCGCTCCAGTGGACTCATCCACTATAAACTCTAACACTCTCAGTAAAACAGAGACAGAAGGAATGCACAGCGCATTGAACTCAAGTGCCTTACAGACATATACCAAGGCCAAAATAAATTCTTTAGACTTTGATCCAACGGTAACTAGTAAGATGTTTTGTGCTGATGAAAATAGTGCCTGTAGGTCTACTGTTTTAGAGGCAGTTATTGTTGGTGAACCTCATACCCATAAGCTGGAGCCATCTGAGTCTGAATCTGTACCTTTGACAATGGAATCAGACCTTGAGACCCGTTTACATTCACAGTCACTCCATACTGATGATCGGATGTTTCCTCTTTTAGCTAAAACCCCAAATACTCCACAATTGCAACTGTCCAACACTGATACTGCCACAAATCTAAACACACATTCTGCTGAATTTAACACTGCCTCCGACTTTCACACAGACTTGATTAGTTTGAAACATGCTCCTGATTCCTGCCCAGACAGCCAGCTGTCTAGTTCTGGCCTAGATGGATGGGACCATGAGGTAACCGAAGCCCCTGGGTTATCAGCTACAGCAGACATTTCGGGACATGCTGCCTGGCAGACAGAGTTCATCCTGGAGGATGAAGACACACAGCTGCTGGGTGTAGATGGAAAGATGCTACAGCTTGAGTCCAAAAAGATAGTGGACAATATTCTCACAAATGCTCTGGCTGCCCTGGAGAGGATTGACATTTCTGAGCGAGAAAGTGAGACTCTATCAAGAGATAATTTTATGGAGAGTACAGAGAATCTCATCTTCATGGGAGCAAAGGAGAACATGGATGCAGATGCAAGCCTGGGCCAGGCATTGAGGGAACATTTACCTACTAAGGATGATGGGAATCCCCAGTCGACCATCCCAGATGGAACTTTGGGCAGCAGGGTACAGGCAGATGGTAGTCGGTCCACTCCCTCCTCAGGCTACGAGTCCATTGCGGGCTCAGACACTGATATCCGGAACAGCGTGGCTATTAGTACTGATATTACATCCACGAGTGGATTATTCAGCATGCAGGAACTCAGAGAGGAAGCAGTAAGTGGATGTTGCCCAGATGAGCTGGAGCTGTGTATCGAGAGGAATTCTACCTCTCAATCTAATAGACTGGACTCTCTGCATCATAATACTTTAACGCCTGAATTAAAACTTGAAGAGAAGGGAGGACTCCCCAGAACTAAGACAAACAATGAACAATTACCCCAGTACATTCTTAGTGACAGCAATATAACATCTGTACAGCTAGTCACATCTGAAACTTTATATGATGTAAAAAATGGACAGGAACAATGTGCTTTGGGtgagtgtgtttctttttcacagGAAAATAATGACACAGGGCTACAATATTCAGTCAAAGACAATCTGGAAAGCAATAATCATGGTCATGCATTGCAATTGAACTCAGGTGATGTATCTACAATCAATAATGCTACGGAATCAAGCCAGGTAGAGGCCATTAGTAAAAGCTTATGTCAAGTTGGAGTAAGTAACCCAGATCCAGAACAGTTTGCTGAAAAGAATGTATTTTCACTACAAGATTCCTCTGAAAATAAGGACAGGCCAAATCTGTCGCCGTTCCAAAGCTATGCATTCGACAAACACATAGAACCTCATGTGGTCAGTTGTGACAGTTTTAACAAACCCATATTGGTTTCTCAGGATACACAAAGTGGAGATACACAAGAGCCATCGATCTGTGCAGGCACAGGAGAGTCAAGCTTAGACCCAGATGTGGAATCTTTACCAAATGTGGTTGGGCATGGACCACAAAGTGAGTtccaggaggaggagaaggtctCTGCTGGTCCATTGGGTATCTGGTTGCTCAATTCAGAACTATCAGCTGATTCGGGTGATGGCAGTGAATGTTTTAGGGCTGTCAAAGTCACTGTTAATGATGACCAGATTCAGGAACATGATACACTAAAGCCAGATCCCTCAACAGGACTAAGCCGAGACAAGACAGCAAGCAGGTTGGCAATCTTTCCTGGTTCAGCTAGACCTCATCTCGACCTCCCTGGCACCTTTGCAATTATcagcgaggaggaggaggctgaCACGGTGTTTGTGAATGACACAGGGCGTTTGCTTAGTCCGAGTACCAGGCGAGTCAAGATATATCCCTTTTCGCTTTCCCCAATATACGAAGAAGACAGTGGAAGAGAAGTCATCTCACGAGATGATCTGCTGCATGTGCCACCGGCCACAGAGGAGGAGCAGCGTAGTGAGGAACAGCAAGCTTCCTCCATCCTGTCACTCCTGCAGTCTGTCAGCGAGAAGTTGCAATCATCCACCTTTAGTAGCTCTGAGACAGAGCAGGATATGGTTGACAAGCCAGATGAACCGGAATGCCCACAACGTTTTCTCAGGCCCCTCTGGGAAcgctatgatgatgatgatgatgatgatgatgatgatgatgatgctgcgATTGGTGGAGAGTCAAGCTTGCTGCTACACCAACAGCTCACAGGAACAAATTTCCTCAGTACAGAACCTCAAAAAAATGAAAGTTCTCCTAACAGCCTTAGTTCACAGCAGACAACCAGTGAAACAGAGAATGGAGATTTGGGGGGAAAGCATTGTGAAACCACTCAGAACAGTTCTGCAAGGTCTGTCAATACACCATTTTATCAGTATTTGAAATCCAATGTAGTGTCATCACTTGCCACAGAGACACAAGAGAGTAAAACTTCTCCTTATGATGAAAGTTCAACCTCTACTGCTGGG ATAGAGTTTGGAGGGTTTGGGAAAGTCAGTCTACGTCCAACTTTG CTGCACATCTACGAGGGTCTGTCACCATGTGGGAAAAAGATTGAGATCTGTGGGGACGTGGAGGATGCAGACGGAATTTTGTTTCCACAAGAATCCACAATCCAGGCCCAGAGAGGGTG CTGGTTACTGTATGTGGAGCGAAGATACCAGGGTTCATGCATCCTGCTTGAGGAGGGACAAACTATACAATCAAGTGGAGAGACTAGAGAGATCAAACCCTCTGCTCCTGCCCCATTGTCTGTTGGCTCCATCAGGAGAGCAGTGAAG GATGACACCTTTCCAGAGATTCATATTAATATATCGGGTAGTATGAAGAAAGAGCCAGTTTGTCTCCACTCTGAAGCTGACAACATAGGCACACACGTCCACCTCTCTGATCTCAGTGTGTCCTCTGGATG CTGGGTGGCCTATGATGGAGCTGGATTCACTGGAAATCTCACAGTTTTGGAAGCTGGAGGCCTGACCACACCCGTTCTGCAGTTTTCTCCCATCTCCTGTGTGCGGTCACTACGTCCACTGAGAATG GGAGGTCTGAGAGTACGAAGACCTCTGGATCCAAAG ATGGTGATGTATGAGAAGCCACTCTTTCAGGGTCAGAGTAAGGAGCTACTGGAGAACACACCCAGCCTAGAAACTGCAGAGGGAGTACTTCATGTCTCCTCTCTTCGAGTCACTGGAGGagt GTGGGTGGGCTATTCGTCTGAGAACTACAGAGGGCAGCAATGTCTACTGGAAGAGGGCGAGTACAGCGACTGTAGTACACTCTTCAGTGGACCAGGAAATGTTCTAAGGTCTTGCCGCTTCCTTCAAGct GATTTCATTGAGCCTGCAGTGTCGCTTAATAACTGTGGAGAGCAGGTCGAGCTTGTGGACCAGGATGCAGCAGACCTGCAGCAGAGTGGGTCGGTGAATGATGCAAACACCATCTATGTTAAAAGTGGAGT GTGGGTAGCCTACAGCGGCAAATATTTCACAGGAGAACAGTGTATACTTGAGAAGGGCTGTTACTCTGGATCATTAGATTGGGGTGGCATTAAGAGTTCACCTATCTCTATTAGGCCTGTACGGAGG GAGCTTTGTGGAGAAAGGGATCCAAAATTCATG cTGTGTGCCTACAGCAAACCATGCTTTGTAGGAGAGAGCAGAGAATTTGACAACGCGGTGGCAGACTGTGGCATGTTAAATCCTATGTCATTTCGATTAATTCAGGGCAG GTGGTTGCTGTATGATGAAAGGGGTTTCTGTGGTAACCAGTTTGTCCTTGAAGAGGGCCTTTATCCAGACCTCACCTCCTTTGGCTGCATGGCAACAGGCGTTAAATCCTTTAAACCCATTCAATAT AGTTTCTCTGAACCCTCCATCAGTCTTTTTTCACTGAGCTCATTCGAGGGGTTGGAGACTGTGACAGATTTACCCATGGAGACCATGAGCAACTTCTTTACTCAGTCTCTTAAAGTCAACAGTGGCCT GTGGGTGCTGTATGAATTCAGCCAGTTTAAGGGCCGGCAGCTGCTACTAGAGCCTGGTGAGATTCAATGTTGGTGTGATTACAGTGGCTGGGACACCATCGGATCCCTCCACCCACTTAGACAG CGACGGGTGTATGTACGGGTGCAGAATCGAGCTCTGGGGATGGCACTGACTTTAGAAAGTACCGGAGGACGCCCATGTCCAGCCCGAATCTCACTGCATCCTGCTgaacactcactacacacacagcactggaTGTACACACAGTCTCAGCTCAAGAGCAAG GTAGGAAAAGGCTGCATGTCTGTGATTGGTGGAAAGGCCTGTGTGGGTGCCAGAGTGGCTTTGTGGGAAGAGCATGGGCGACTGAATCAAAGGTGgagtttaaatgaaaatgggACGATCTCCTCTCATTTGAACCCCAGCCTAGTCCTGGATCAGagag GTGGAAGTGGAATAGACAAGGACCATCTGATCCTGAATGAGTTCAGTCCTGATAGAGCCACACAATTCTGGGACATAGAGGTGCTTTAG